The genomic interval TTGGTAATTTAGCTCcatcaaatattgtttttacacGAAATATTCTATCATATGGTACACCCAGAGCTTCACCAATGCATTTGTTTCAGAACCAAAGTTTATTCCGGAAATAAAACCGTTGGAAAAGTCGAAAGTTTGTTCCAACTATGCGTTAGAGTACTACAAGATAATATTGACGGTACGTTTCGCTTTTATTTTTAGGTACCAAAtgatgtaatatttttatctttcagCATTAGAATATACGGGTGGTGTTCCTTATATAATCCTCAAGCCGATAATGGAAAGGGCTACAGCAGATCAGATATTTAATTTGGAGCACCACAACCCGTATTTGATTGAGGATACCGACGAATTGTGGCAGTTGCATTGTCAGAAAGATTTCAGGAATAAACAGAGGGAGGAAATGGAATCGTGGCGTGACATGTACATGCGTTGTTTAGACGAAAGGGAAGCCAAATTAAATGCCGTTAAAGCGAATATAAAATTATCGCAAGATAAATCGATACCAGTTAGGACTACTAAACTCGCTTACATTGATTCCGAGTTCGTTAAACCGCCGAGAAACGTCGCTAAAAGACAAGCCAAAAACGGTACCATCAATACCGATAGGAAAATAACGACTACTCAAAAATTGACGGCTTTAGCTCAATCTGGGGAAGCCGGTAAAGTATCCGTTCCAGATCCTGGAAGAAAAGCCGCAGATAGGGGTAAATGTTGTTAAGGGATTTTTATTACAAGGGATGTGAATGTTTTATTGGTTTTTAGGTGGTAGTAGTGGTGCTGTTAGTAGTACAACGGTGATGAAAGCAAAGAAGGCGCCTCTCATGGCAAAAACTTTAtcgtttatgaaaaatagattcaGAAGGTGAAAGGAATTTGTTGGGAAGCGTCACGAAGTGgtcttatatttttgaacaaggagaattttatgtaattttttatgcatTATTTTCGACtgtaaaaattgaatcaattaatTTAGGTTAGTTCGTCTCAACCCCCCgttgtttaaattttatcattgcaagTAACTTTGTTATTGTTGTGATTAGAATCCTTAGAATaatcttttttcgaaattaattaattcctttttagtattagttcattttttttatcaaaattatttatgactCTATTTTTCGTGATATGTTAGTTTTATGCTCCATTATGATTTTAAGTCGTTAAAATTtaccaaattttgattttcttaaaaattttttggtttttaaattgtTAGTTCGGTGAAAAGATTCTTTCGTAATACATTAATAGATTTTGCTTGGTACATGACCATCATAAGTTTATTTTTGGTACACtatcatcatttattttaaggtgctattttttaaaaatccccttttatccaaaaatcaataaattattcttgTGGATTactaattttgtgaaaaaacattttgttagTGCAGTTTACTGTTTGATATGAGTAGTAGTTCATTTGTCTCAtctttatttccaaatattaatGACTTTTTGTACTAAGAATGTAATTTTGGTACACAACCTTCACCTGTTATGAGGTTTCCAAATCAAAAAATGACTAGTTTTACATGTGGATTactaatttttcgaaaaaacattcTTCAAATGCAGTTTACATTTTGAAATGGGTGATAGTTCATTTGtatcatctttatttttaattatgtgtCTTTTGGTACTAAAAATAGGTTTTTGTTCCCAACCATCactttttttgaggttttcaaTCCTTTTGTACTCAAAAATTGGTTAATTATATCTTTGGATTaccaatttttcgaaaaaacattcttttattGCGGTTTACGGTTTGAAATGAGTGGTAGTTCATTTCAATCAGccttcatttaaaaaatttatgaccttttgcattaaaaatatttgtttggtaTATGTGCAGTACCTATTATGAggtaccattttttaaaattgttttttatctaaAAGTAAATCATTTAATCTTGTGGATTGTCAATTTGGtaataaacacatttttataagtttttaattCAAACATTTTAGTCTTTATGTattagtagttcatttgtataatttttattttcaaatatttatgtctttttctttttttaattcttttttcttcaaaaattaatcaattatacTGGTggattacaaatttttaaaatttattgattctgatgtacaaaatgataaaaactttgattttccagtttttaaaaaaaagttacaagaaacttttacaaataattttacaaGCAACTGAAGTAccatatgaaatatttcagatttttgtacaataatagtctttgtttgataaaaaattgtcagTTGAATAGGTTTGGGGCTCCATTTTCTCAAATTTACAccattttcttaaaatttttaatacaagtGGAcgatttgatatatttttggtCCATCTTTATTAGTTCAATTTGTACATACccttgtataaattttgtacgtagatattatgattattataatttttaaatggatgTGACAGTCGAGGAAGAATTCCAAAAATAGGTATTCTGGATGAATTGgaagtttaaaattattaagtCTTCCTCgactttattataaaattgtgaaattttcaaaaattcttattcgTGTgatatgaattatatttataattattgttaattagagtttattcattattaatgcaataaataattaaaaacatagATTAcaatgagtttttattttgtcttaGCTTTTATTTCACAGACCAGGAGGAATTACACCCCAATTTTCTGATTCCTGTCCATTATAGTACTGAAAGAGTATAGAAAATCTTTATAATTCGTGGAAAACTAGAGTTCCCATCGACGTTTCTCTGGGATTTTTggcattgaaataaaatatggatGAACATTCATAATAGCCTAATAAAGTTTCCAAAACCTATGAACATTAGGTTCCTTCAAAACAACTCTTATATTCTCAAATGTttctattcaatataaaaaaatcctcaCCAAAGATAAGCCTTGTAGCTTAACTTCAAGTGTCACTAACGAACATAAAAGGACAACAGGACCCATTTTTTGCAAAGAAAATCTCATCTTCCCAGAAAAGTCTCAATGAGAACCCTAGAAAAAAACGGACTATCACTAATCAGATTCCTTCCAGTCTATGAatcctatttatatttttaaaataacaataaattatcaaaactattttttttgttataaaaacaaaCTCCATTAAAATTAATACACTTTTCCATATGTTTGTACCAACTTTTCAAGCACTTTTTCCACTCTTGACTCCCACAGCTTCTTTTTGTATCGAAAATCATTAACCACACACTTTCTTTCCATATAtgtgaacaaaataaaatcattgagTGACAAATCATCATTACTAGGGCTACAGCCTTACAGGAGAGTCTCAAATGCCATTTTTCCCAATATCTGTTGTTGATGCTTGTCCTACTAATTGTGTTTGTTGTCCAAATCAGGACTATATGGTGGATAATTAATCAATTTGACTGTATAGCAGGTTTTTGATTGAGTAGAAGAATTAAAGTTATGCAAAGTTTCACAAATTTCTCTGATAAATACATTTAGAGTTGACTTTGATATAGTGCTCCAAATGATCAGTATTGTTAAAGAAACCATTTGCCTCGATGTCCTTGtttcaccatttttattatgttttgttCGTCTTAGAAGACACAAATTTGCCATCTGTGAATATTCACATCCTTTGATACACTTTTAGCAAgattctttgaaaattcaacGTGTATTGGTCAGGGTATCCGGAATGATTGATGCtactaatacaaaaaaaaaatattttaatcttacGGTatgatacataaaaatattcttcattaaattcAAGAACAgcatagattttttttaaacataacgacaaaattttggaacaaattgCGGATTTGAGATCACATTCAACAAcgtaatgtttaaaaaaattagtgcTTGTAATTTACACCTAAAACAGCAGTGACAGTCAGTGTTGCcaatgtcaaaaatataacttataatatacctaaaatcaattgtagaaataaaagaatttaattaaaGTTTCGGAGAATTTATTGAATTGTATATCGAATTTACAACACTGTATCTAACAATATTGTGTTTTAAAGCAATGTATTACTATAGAATGTGGATGTTTTACTATCTCGCTCCAAGTATTGAAGTCGAATCATCAATGAAACGGCTATTCAATTATCTAAATTGGTATTAGATATCCACTTATAATCCTTAAcctcaatttaaatttttctataagactatattttcgaaaatttgactaaaaagaTGTAACAATTCCAATCGTTGCGATGACGTCATTACGTTCACTCATATCTACGATCCAATAGTAGAGCTGAATTAAAGTAGACGTTGAGAAGTATAATTACCATTTTGCACCTGAATCAGATGAAGTATTATTGTTATGCACAACGAATACCAAACTATCACAATAAAGGACATTTTTATTAGactaatatatataaatcatttaaatagTTCGTTCGAACGAAATTCAAATATGTATTGGTTTATTGGAGTTTAGTTTTAAGTTAATAAAGTAATTTATTCAagcttttgatttattttcaaacacttcatatgtaataatatttacattaatGGTTAAAACACTCCTAATGCATTCCTCTTGTGAAGGAGAATGGAGGGGAGTAAACATTAATCTCGAAAATGTCTATCGGAACGCACCCTATagtaaaaaaatcatagaattatTAGTTCTGTGcgtaaacataaaaaactttttattttcagtaaatGTGATATTATAAACACGAcagaatgaaaaattaattgtatgAAAGTTGATATCGAATATTTAATTAAGGttaaaaatataccaaaaaacaataatacGGCAGTAATAAAATCTCTTAGAACGCGCACACGCAAACAAATATCCAATTATTCAAACCGcgctcttttcctttttttaaataaatatatattgaattttaatttcgtgtgaaataatgtttaattttttcataaatggcGCTAAATGACGTCCGAAGCATTTTAAATACATAGTTTACCGCGAAATTAATATTATCTGTCAATATAGAAAAGGAGCAAAGTAATTAGTAACCAACTAATCAAACAGAGATAGGTATAATATGAGAATTGAATGTGGCAACGGTGGGTTAATTTCCAAAATGGTAGTTCTTTCCCCTATTCCCTCCACCACTTCGCATGTCATCATGCTTGTGGTGTGTATTGTATTCCTATCGTAGTTGTTAATTAGGATAGTTCTTAACGTtagatttaaattaattttaagtttAGTGTAAGAAGTCTTAATTATAATGGAAGAGTACGAGTACGggtatgtatttttaaaaataatttttttaaaacatgcGTAGCGGTGGCGCTTAAAATCACGTTTACGTAAAATTGACGGAAGTTCTAAAGCTGCCATTGTAGTATGGTAGCTTGTAGTTGGTGAGTGGCGAGTGTGACCGGCTGGATCGAATTAAAAGTAGTAATAGTGTTTAAAAATCTGTGTGAAAAATAGCATGAGAATGTTGCGactaaaacaagaaattatGGATGATGACGAAAAAgggtatttatatatttgtgcCAACTTTTTAAATCTTAGGCTTATTAGGTCACAGCGTGTGCTAAAATTTTTCGacacactttttttaataattataaagctttgcaaacatttttttccgTAATTTGTATATTATGTCAATAATTACACCTGTACACGTGTATTCTCATTACCCAAagtattatttgaaatgttttgttCATCTATCAAAATGCTGTTAGCGTTCACCGACCCCGAACGAGTGCCTAGATCTTCATGAATAGTAAATACCGTTtctttttaacaaatatttattctatttattaggCCATAcctaattataattttaagatatgtaaaataatttggtaattgATACGTTTCACTAgcaaaaatgctttttttttcaatttatttctcgAAAGATAGGTTATGTCATTTATCATTTGACCATCAATCATCGTTTCCAAATATTGCATTCTCCCAATTCATATATactgaaattgtttatttaccaACTATAccaaataattagatattataaatatattataaataataacatttttttctatgttttttgtGAAATGTTAAATCCAATTGTGATTTAATTTAACATACGcattttcattaacaaaaaCCATGTTATTActataaataatagttatattattaaaaaaagcaaatatttaaattcatatatatcattttaatcttcaatctttttgtatttgaatttaaaaactttcacTTTACATCTTAATCAGGTGATATTGTGatgttttctaatttataattattttattatttaattatggaTAAATTggtatttgtaaacaaatttcttatattttctcaGTTTTATGTTCATCTTTACTTAATCACTATTTGTATTGAGattctattttttctgtaaattctTTCAACTACTTTGGCTTTAATGTATATCTAGCTCCATGAAAGCTTTTATTCATTCTCTAtctatattgtaaataaatttaaagaagggaaaattattttgaatagttAAAAGGGCCCTATCGAAGCTGCGATATTCAGAATGTTGAATATACGTAGTCAAAATGAGgccaatatcaaattttctacaatagGTCACTGGATGTTTATTTTAATGATCATTCAGTATTACCCAAGTGGAAAACAACTTTATTTTGAAGTCAATATTCATTTCCTAGACCAGAATACTCCTTTGAAGTTTTTTGGAAGTGCCAAAAGGAATCAAAGGTCAGAGGATAATCACAAACGCCTTTTATTAGCTCAGAACCATCCTATAGTGTAGGAAAATGTTCCTATCAGTCATTCGACAGAGAAAACCAAATTGGGGGTGTTTTCTGAtttaggtttttctaaaaatatttggatCTCAGTGAACTTTAGTTATAATTCCTTACTAGTCTCCTTGCAGGGCCCTGGCCCCTTGGGAAGCACCTGATAAGATTGGATTTAGTAGAAACTGATGAGTGTAGAAGAGTGCAGAAGAGGAAGAAACTTCAGTTCTTCTTAGTTAAAGAATGCAAGCTTACTTAAGGGATGCTTTGGACAAGAATCATAGGATTAAGAATCTTATCTCTAGAACTGGAGGGGGAGTTATGAATGTTGAAAACAACTCTGATAGGGGATATGGTAATCCTTGAAGTTAAGGTGCTATGTATCCCCTAATCTGACTTAATATAATCGAATGAAGATacaaaatgtaacaaaaacttgaaattttttatttttcaattttcagcaAGCTCTTTGTAGGAGGATTATCCTGGGAGACAACTCAGGATAACTTACAAAGATATTTCTCTCGATACGGAGAAGTAATTGACTGTGTGGTTATGAAGAACGCTGAATCGGGAAGATCAAGAGGATTTGGATTTGTTACATTTGCTGATCCTGCTAATGTAAATTTAGTTTTGCAAAACGGACCACATACACTAGACGGAaggtatgtttattttataataactacTTAGATTTGGGCCCTTATTGAAGCTACGTTTTTCTGATGTTTGAAATTTATAGTCAAAACTGAGgccaatataaaattttctacaataggTCACTGGATGTTTATATCAATAAGCAAATCAGTATTACCCAAGTAGAATACATgtaaattttaatctaaatGTTGAACTGAACGTTATAGAAGAATTGTCAGTATAAAAACTTAAAGAATGTCATTAATTTTACTCATTAAATCACTTCTGTAATGGTATCCTTGGAATTGTGTattgaacatactgtttactaTTTCTACATCATCAATTATAATTACACTATCTGGTCCTTTGAGCCGGATATGAAACTGTGGTAGGCTCGAAGGACTAGAATGTTTAATACTTTGTGTAAAtgtctatttttttcattgttcagAACAATTGACCCCAAACCTTGCAATCCCAGAACATTGCAGAAACCTAAGAAAGGTGGAGGTTATCCCAAAGTATTCTTGGGAGGTTTACCATCTAACGTTACAGAAACTGACCTCAGAAGTTTTTTTACACGCTTCGGAAAAGTAATGGAAGTTGTCATTATGTACGatcaagaaaagaaaaaatccaGAGGTAAAAAAAGCATTACAtgattcttttattatttttaattgtatattttcacTTCAGGATTTGGTTTCTTATCATTTGAAGATGAGGAGGCGGTGGATAGATGCGTCTCAGaacattttgttaatttaaacgGCAAACAAgtaagtttaataattttttataaagcaaGACATTTTTTGGTCCATATCGAAGTTGtgctttcctttttttttagaaaGTAGAGTCAAAAATGAGACCAATAGAAATTATTCTACAATAGGTCACTGGATGtttatatcaataaacaaatcagtataacccaagtagaaaacatttttttttttaatttttataacaagttGTAACGAAATCTATAAATCTCAGGTAGAAATCAAAAAAGCCGAACCACGTGATGGATCTGGTGGAAATAAAATGGGCGGCGATCCGGCTTCAGCTTGGGGACCGCCACAAGCACCTATGGGTATGATGCAAGGTCCGAATGGACAGATGGGCGGACCACCGATGAATTTGGCAGCACCGATGGGCCCTAACATGATGCAAAGTTATCAAGGTTGGGGTACTTCGCCTCAACAACAAAGTTATGGTGGTTATGGAACGCCTTCGGGACCCGGATCTTATCAAGGCTGGGGCGCCCCGCCTGCGCCACAAGGGCCTCCTCCGCAATGGGGTAATAATTATGGTGGACCGCCACAACAACAAGGTTATGGTTCTTATGGTGAGTATggtatgtttgattttttttatttatttatatgctTGTGCATGcttgacttttttattttgacggttatttaatttaaacagAGTTTAATGCTAtctatggtaatttttttatttttaactactGGTAGCTCAAATGTACTGTATTATAATTGAAGTAAGGTGTTAAGTTCTAAGTTTATCACTATTTTTGGTAATTACTTTGATTTTTAACTACtaatagttcaaatgtacctCGTTAGAAGTGAAGAAAAGTGTTAGGTTATGATAATGTGGTCTGTGTgattaaattgttaaaattatgcAAACAGGAGATGAATTATTTGCCAAACTGGAGGTTATTGAAGAAAATGTCTGAAAATGAAGAGAAATGGGGACGGTTAAAAAGAAagatcaacaaaaataaaaaatttccaattaaaaagttattagaACAATTTATTGGcccaataacaatttttatgcAGAATATGtatcaaatttattgagaaTTGAGGATTTGGAGATTGGAGGATGATGAAATtctaaagaaaaacaaacatttaatcATATAAGTGTTGATGAACGACAATGATGGATCCATTAAATTACAAACTAATACAGATTGGAGGATATAAGATAAtagaatttcaaagaaaatagtgaaaattgaaTCTTctaatatccaaaaaaaaaacataaattttgatcAATCGGTGACGTGATATGGATGGGATTGAAAGGGTAGGGAGGTAGGTgaagaatatacttttagaTCTATTAAATTACAAACTCTTATGGTTTAAAGGATGGAAGACGACagaatttcgaagaaaatcaTAAATGTGGAAtttcaaacatcaaaaaacGTAAAAGAGTTAAAATCAAAAGATTTGGTGAAGCGaaaaaggaaaacatttttgaacccATGATGGAGATTTATGCCTGATTCATTAAATCGCCGACTTGGACGGTTTGGAGGATGTAAGATgtgatttcaaagaaaatattgatccTTACAGCACCTTACAAAGAGGAAGATATAAACTCAAATGGTCTTGTGATTCAAAAGCTTGAGgagtgtaaaaaaattgataatgatgGTCCATTCGTTGGAGGTAGATTATAAAGAAGACCAATAAGGGGATTTAGTGATATTAGGAAgccaatagaaaaaaaaatgagtgttattaaaatgattttcgTAAATTGAtagtttgtaaatattattttatcataaaactttATTGATCATGATGGACGTCTAGATTGAATTAATTATACGCATTCtctttcaaatagaaatttcactgattataatttattccaatTAGAAATGATGACGTAATATATgtggaatggaaaaaaaatgagaacGTAATTGGATTAATGTAGAAACTTCTTACGAAGAACGTTAAGAACGTTCGTGCCATCgaagtttttgtttaaattgaaaaatttgttttgaactcTTCAGTTTAATTTAGAATGTGTATCATCAGATGTTTGATAGAGAGAAAGTAAAGTTTCTAAAAACGTTAATTGCTCTTTATACAGTATGGAttcaaaatttactatttatagattgtttttaatatttaaattatttttttttgttatttaattgatcacgttcaattttttttattatttattgaattgtgGCAAATTATCAACTTCTCATATGTCTTCTTTGAATATAGGCACAAAAAAAGTCACAGGAAGTTAATTAAGGTTAATATAGTGGCTGATGTGTGATTTGTATATATAACAGCAGTtgtgtttgatttttttcaaatttattgaacaataattcataaaatttttcaaattattgtcattttatgatttttttcaaatttaggtACAAAAAAGTCACAGGTAgtcaatttatgttaatataGTGGCTGATAAGTGTTTGGTATATACAAAAGTGGTTTTGTTTGATTatctttgaatttattgaacaataatttataaattttatcaaattattgtcaatttatgattttcttcaaatttgggtacaaaaaaagttacagGGAGTTGATGTAGGTTAATATGGTGGCTGAGTTATGATTTGTATCTAGGACAgcagttttttttgtaatttttaaatgaaattattgatcaATAACTCAAACAGCtatcaaatttgaattagtttgcCTTTTAGGCCCATATCGAAGCTATGcctttctaatttttgaaatgtgtAGTCAATATTGAGGCCAAAAGAAATTATTCTACAATAGGTCACTGGATGtttatatcaataaacaaatcagtattACCCATGTAGAAAACAGCATTGGTCTCTACTGGagcttttaatatttttgaaaaaacgtaattttgtgttactttgtttttcaataaaattttagaaaaatttctaacctcaattttaaatattccaatGGCATGAAAGGACAAGGcgtatataaattttcattattaatcgTTTCGTAATGACTGCATTTGAAATCCtttttaagaattattattcGTTATTTTACACAacgaatattttaatattcatatggTTTTTTTACTGAATACACAGTCtcttataacattttatttgtcCTTCGAGATATGAAATGCTCGAAGACCCAAAAAAGTGTAGGTGCTGTAgtagaaaacattaaattccaaaaaattggacagaataataatttacatagacaatttttggagttttataagcaaaatttcttatatttctacacatttcgaaaaatttctcGTTGGAAAAAAAGATTTAACCAATAAacttttatactttttaattatattcaaaactcgtgtatattgaaattaaattccTCGACCTTTTGTTGATaatgaaattcaataattaatgatgataacaatttgattttattcaaaataagtaGGTTACTAAATTACgattaaaaaatcgatagatTTTGTGACTTACTTTTACAAAGACAAATCTGCTATTATAGTTgataaaatttccaattaacaagATATTAGAAGCATTTATGATCTCAATGatgtattttataaagaatattatgTCAGATCTATCAAATCACAGATTTTAATGTTATGGAAAACAGatttgtaaagaaaattatgaatgtTGAACTTCAAACACTAAAACAggagaaaaactcaaaactaaGAAAACCATGAACATTCAATCTTATAACACCATAAAAATAGAAGGACTTGGACTTTGATATAGTGATGATGGATGACATTAAGAGATCAATTAAATTACATTCTTGGAAAATGGAAGATAATGGAAACCCAAAGAAAATCTTTCAATACCAGAAGAAGAAGACTTAGATTTTGATTGGAGAATTCTTGGTGTCCATTTCTAAATCtataagtaatttattttgagCTAATAGATGCCTTTTGTCCACAAACTACCATCTAGTCTACCATGTAGTTCATTTAGATATTTCATTATCTCTTTTTGTGTCAACATGAGTTACTAGCTCATTTATCAATCAGTTTCAGCTGCTGCATTATTCTCCACtgtatcgatttatttttacagcaattttttttattctcggtcaacaaaatatatataaaaaaacgcttatttttttaaattcttttttctaatTGATATATTTCGTTTAGGACCCAACGCTGGTAGCGGCGCTGCTAGTTGGAACAGCTGGAACATGCCTCAGAATAGTGCTTCAACTGGCCCATCAGGTAAATTGAAGATGTTACCGCAGAGGCTTCATCATAACATATTCGAGTTTTCTTTTTCTCTAACctcatttcaaatttcattagcAATCTTCTAATTGctaaagtttttacaaaaatttaatgtttgtatTTTACAGAGTATACGTTTGGTTTTATTGTCtcatttgttaattttttgaaatgttcaacatcattttaattttatacactACTATCCATAATTATTACAACTTTTCAATTCGTGAATTTGGTatcctaaaaaaattatctgaccgtaaaacacaatcaaatcatcatcaatcatattttttcttggtgAATTTCTAGTTAAGTTGTccataaagttgaaaaaattaagatagCAAAAGCAAATACACAAAATGTCCTTTGGAGGCTCCCAAATCTCATAGATCTAATAATCACCTGACTATTCTCCCATCGAATTCGTCAAGAAGAGAAGAAGAGAAACATTACGGATTACGAGGAGCAACAGAAATGACAAATGCATAACTGTGGAGAAGAAATCCTACCATAAATAATTATAGAAGGAAAGCGACCAAAATTTGGGTTACATAGAGCAACTGAAAAGACAAATGCATTACTGTGATCTGATTCTgatcagaaaaaattataagaggAAAGCAACAGGCGCAGGACCATGGAGAGGAGGCCTAACAAGGAAAAATTGTCATTTGAAGATAAGAAACAAAGATGTGGATCACCTAGTTTGTGGGTAGGATATATGAAATAAAGGAAACAACAGTTGGAGAATCATGAAGAGGAGATTCGactataaaaaattaccatagaAAGGAAGAAACTGAAACCTAACGTTTAGTCTATGAATAGAATAGTTGAAAGCAATTTTACTGCTCACGGAATACGTCAGAAGCAAAAGATGCAGAACCATGGAGAAGAGATCCAACAAGCACAATGTCATCAACAGTATTATTCATTGATTTCAGTGTTGTTTTAGTTCAAaatgtacatttatttttttcaaatttccaagtAAATGTTTCCAGACAATATTTTTAGTCTACGGAAactttgaaaataccaaaaataaaggaaaagcAATGTAATTTAGTAGATCAAATGTACCGTCACTAATATTTAGTTAACAGAAAGTGCAGTTGATATTTAGTAGGTCAAATATACCGTTGTTGCAATTAAATAAACAGAACGTAAAGTCGTTGAAATTTAGTAGGTCAAATGTACCATTTCTGATATTCAATTGTCAAAATGTA from Diorhabda sublineata isolate icDioSubl1.1 chromosome 8, icDioSubl1.1, whole genome shotgun sequence carries:
- the LOC130448356 gene encoding heterogeneous nuclear ribonucleoprotein 27C isoform X16 encodes the protein MEEYEYGKLFVGGLSWETTQDNLQRYFSRYGEVIDCVVMKNAESGRSRGFGFVTFADPANVNLVLQNGPHTLDGRTIDPKPCNPRTLQKPKKGGGYPKVFLGGLPSNVTETDLRSFFTRFGKVMEVVIMYDQEKKKSRGFGFLSFEDEEAVDRCVSEHFVNLNGKQVEIKKAEPRDGSGGNKMGGDPASAWGPPQAPMGMMQGPNGQMGGPPMNLAAPMGPNMMQSYQGWGTSPQQQSYGGYGTPSGPGSYQGWGAPPAPQGPPPQWGNNYGGPPQQQGYGSYGPNAGSGAASWNSWNMPQNSASTGPSGYIASDIYSRGQSGPGGPGTPSGPPNMSSSGTNSKPGSDYNYAGYGSYSTEAGYGAPPRSYGSDAGSQVGGYSSQPPNPGFFSQWLKSVEA
- the LOC130448356 gene encoding heterogeneous nuclear ribonucleoprotein 27C isoform X3, which translates into the protein MEEYEYGKLFVGGLSWETTQDNLQRYFSRYGEVIDCVVMKNAESGRSRGFGFVTFADPANVNLVLQNGPHTLDGRTIDPKPCNPRTLQKPKKGGGYPKVFLGGLPSNVTETDLRSFFTRFGKVMEVVIMYDQEKKKSRGFGFLSFEDEEAVDRCVSEHFVNLNGKQVEIKKAEPRDGSGGNKMGGDPASAWGPPQAPMGMMQGPNGQMGGPPMNLAAPMGPNMMQSYQGWGTSPQQQSYGGYGTPSGPGSYQGWGAPPAPQGPPPQWGNNYGGPPQQQGYGSYGEYGPNAGSGAASWNSWNMPQNSASTGPSGYIASDIYSRGQSGPGGPGTPSGPPNMSSSGTNSKPGSDYNYAGYGSYSTEAGYGAPPRSYGSDAGSQVGGYSSQPPNPGSCSAAAGDYGNGPQRGGTYGVVQPYHPYRR
- the LOC130448356 gene encoding heterogeneous nuclear ribonucleoprotein 27C isoform X5, which gives rise to MRMLRLKQEIMDDDEKGKLFVGGLSWETTQDNLQRYFSRYGEVIDCVVMKNAESGRSRGFGFVTFADPANVNLVLQNGPHTLDGRTIDPKPCNPRTLQKPKKGGGYPKVFLGGLPSNVTETDLRSFFTRFGKVMEVVIMYDQEKKKSRGFGFLSFEDEEAVDRCVSEHFVNLNGKQVEIKKAEPRDGSGGNKMGGDPASAWGPPQAPMGMMQGPNGQMGGPPMNLAAPMGPNMMQSYQGWGTSPQQQSYGGYGTPSGPGSYQGWGAPPAPQGPPPQWGNNYGGPPQQQGYGSYGEYGPNAGSGAASWNSWNMPQNSASTGPSGYIASDIYSRGQSGPGGPGTPSGPPNMSSSGTNSKPGSDYNYAGYGSYSTEAGYGAPPRSYGSDAGSQVGGYSSQPPNPGFFSQWLKSVEA
- the LOC130448356 gene encoding heterogeneous nuclear ribonucleoprotein 27C isoform X8; this translates as MRMLRLKQEIMDDDEKGKLFVGGLSWETTQDNLQRYFSRYGEVIDCVVMKNAESGRSRGFGFVTFADPANVNLVLQNGPHTLDGRTIDPKPCNPRTLQKPKKGGGYPKVFLGGLPSNVTETDLRSFFTRFGKVMEVVIMYDQEKKKSRGFGFLSFEDEEAVDRCVSEHFVNLNGKQVEIKKAEPRDGSGGNKMGGDPASAWGPPQAPMGMMQGPNGQMGGPPMNLAAPMGPNMMQSYQGWGTSPQQQSYGGYGTPSGPGSYQGWGAPPAPQGPPPQWGNNYGGPPQQQGYGSYGEYGPNAGSGAASWNSWNMPQNSASTGPSGYIASDIYSRGQSGPGGPGTPSGPPNMSSSGTNSKPGSDYNYAGYGSYSTEAGYGAPPRSYGSDAGSQVGGYSSQPPNPDLTYLERME